The Astatotilapia calliptera chromosome 17, fAstCal1.2, whole genome shotgun sequence genome has a segment encoding these proteins:
- the LOC113008615 gene encoding tripartite motif-containing protein 35-like — MAGKLYLPELDLTCAVCCEIFKDPVVLKCSHSFCASCLQQYWSRQRRNRDCPLCRTQSVDDPVPSLTLKNLCESYTHESEEPEETAEELPGEPGELCPHHGERLKLYCLSDKVPICVVCHTSRKHKQHECCPVSEAIVDVKEKMKSTLSSLQEKREAFDKMKKNYEDTVTYIQVQARFVERRTHEEFEKLHDFLHAEENARMEALKREEEQKSEEMKQKVEEIERKMASVSESIRVLEEEIALEGISVLHNSKRTLLSADCPVEDPVMPPGALIDVAKHVGSMMFYVWEKMHKIAKYTPVTLDPNTAAPWLILSDDLTSVCDSDEKQKLPDNPERFDPDTGVLGSEGFTSGRRTWDVNVGDNTAWVVGVAKESVQRKEKVSSVQKNGYLCVYFYHKMYFAGTSPLTRLNLKRNPQKIRVQLDCDKGKVSFYDAHNNTHIYTFKQAITEKVFPYFWVGCQQCPLTVEPMEVALSVIESAT; from the exons ATGGCAGGGAAGCTCTATCTCCCTGAGTTGGACCTCACTTGTGCCGTGTGCTGCGAAATCTTCAAAGACCCAGTGGTCCTCAAGTGCAGCCACAGTTTCTGTGCATCCTGCCTGCAGCAGTACTGGAGTCGACAGAGACGAAACCGTGACTGTCCTCTGTGCAGAACCCAGAGTGTGGATGATCCCGTTCCTAGTCTCACCCTGAAGAACCTGTGCGAGTCTTATACACATGAGAGCGAGGAACCGGAGGAGACAGCGGAAGAGCTGCCCGGTGAACCAGGGGAGTTGTGCCCTCATCATGGGGAGAGGCTCAAGCTGTATTGCCTGTCAGATAAGGTGCCTATCTGTGTTGTCTGCCATACCTCAAGAAAACACAAGCAGCACGAATGTTGTCCTGTCAGCGAGGCGATTGTGGATGTGAAG GAGAAAATGAAGTCCACTCTCAGCTCACTGCAGGAGAAGAGGGAGGCGTTTGACAAAATGAAGAAGAACTATGAAGACACTGTGACCTACATTCAG GTCCAGGCTCGATTTGTGGAAAGACGAACCCATGAGGAGTTTGAAAAACTTCACGACTTCCTTCACGCTGAAGAGAATGCCAGGATGGAAGCGCTGAAGCGGGAGGAAGAGCAGAAGAGCGAAGAGATGAAGCAGAAGGTTGaagaaatagaaagaaaaatggcaTCTGTGTCCGAATCCATCAGAGTTTTGGAGGAGGAGATAGCTTTGGAGGGCATCTCAGTCCTTCAT AACAGTAAGAGGACTCTGTTAAG TGCTGATTGTCCTGTTGAAGATCCCGTTATGCCTCCAGGAGCACTCATAGACGTGGCCAAACATGTTGGCTCTATGATGTTTTATGTGTGGGAGAAGATGCATAAAATTGCCAAATACA CCCCAGTAACTCTGGATCCCAACACTGCTGCCCCATGGCTCATTCTGTCAGATGACCTCACCAGCGTCTGTGACAGCGATGAGAAACAGAAGCTCCCAGACAACCCGGAGAGGTTCGACCCCGACACCGGTGTGCTGGGCTCGGAGGGCTTCACCTCAGGAAGGCGTACCTGGGATGTGAATGTGGGAGATAATACTGCGTGGGTTGTCGGCGTGGCTAAAGAATCTGTCCAGAGGAAAGAGAAAGTGTCCTCGGTCCAGAAAAACGGCTACCTGTGTGTGTACTTCTACCACAAGATGTACTTTGCGGGTACCTCCCCTTTAACGCGACTAAACCTGAAAAGGAACCCGCAGAAGATCAGAGTGCAGCTGGACTGTGACAAGGGCAAGGTTTCTTTCTATGACGCGCACAACAACACCCATATCTACACCTTCAAACAGGCAATCACTGAGAAAGTCTTTCCTTACTTCTGGGTCGGTTGTCAGCAATGTCCTTTGACGGTTGAACCAATGGAAGTTGCCCTGAGTGTAATTGAAAGTGCAACTTAG
- the LOC113008614 gene encoding TCDD-inducible poly [ADP-ribose] polymerase-like isoform X3: protein MAGISCTRATKRKLSGSAKAAEPASRSSKVTFLSPSLLLFEIPADADTSLPVWKAMRTEQADITWTVKPYGLSINITPPTSKKGKHSAASKSESSSSMVQTAGLSSSILQPQICIQPTTQQQSQSSSCVLLTFPQNTQSVSHPPSPIPVTSLIVSLPVIIAQAQHTSQPTAPANKGSISSTQTPSGAPTKQTTKTPSKVPVSFHTKGCSTIQICDDFLLGLCSAEEKCKMHHTPYPFHWQLWCVANRQWVDISPRSQVLLERMYCDVNKDAICLKNGNERYTLKFDSMKLDDSSVYDGVRRLSNTNSKIKNPHFASQSKIYWWNISWQEYNTSVSATLLKKMSEKESECFFSVGSQKYKVDFTTMIQTNVATGFQRGVRCRPAYRSLDSMKPYLQTGVLPDSAEPDSNPPEANFSVDPLDEFSSWYPPAWCWASEQDYSLVDVPTGTLAYKRVQEFFNESMPETKVDIISIQQVQNLFHWDKYQRQKLYMQKQRGKATGSLERHLFHGTTKEASEEICTSNFDPRVAGVNGVSHGHGTYFATAASHSHMFSAQFGPDEVCHMFLAKVLVGKVTVGRSHYRRPPKLTSRKKQHRLYDACVDNVNLPTMFVVFDSCQCYPYYLIKYKNLPKEIDI, encoded by the exons ATGGCTGGAATTTCATGCACAAGGGCAACAAAGAGAAAGTTGTCTGGTAGTGCTAAAGCTGCAGAACCTGCATCCAGGTCCTCCAAAGTCACCTTTCTGAGcccgtctctcctcctctttgaAATCCCTGCTGACGCCGACACCAGCCTCCCAGTGTGGAAGGCCATGAGAACCGAGCAAGCTGACATCACCTGGACCGTCAAGCCCTATGGCCTCAGCATTAATATAACACCTCCGACCTCTAAGAAAGGAAAGCATTCTGCTGCCAGCAAGAGTGAAAGCTCTTCCAGCATGGTGCAGACTGCAGGGCTGTCTTCTAGCATCCTGCAACCTCAGATCTGCATTCAGCCCACCACTCAGCAGCAATCGCAGAGCAGCTCCTGTGTGCTGCTTACCttcccccaaaacacacagtcTGTGTCACACCCCCCAAGTCCTATTCCAGTCACTTCACTTATTGTCTCCTTGCCGGTCATTATTGCCCAGGCCCAGCATACCAGTCAGCCTACTGCTCCTGCCAACAAAGGGTCCATATCCTCCACCCAAACGCCAAGTGGAGCCCCTACCAAGCAAACCACCAAAACCCCATCTAAAGTGCCTGTCTCATTTCACACAAAAGGCTGCTCTACCATCCAAATCTGTGACGACTTCCTCCTTGGTTTGTGTTCTGCAGAGGAGAAGTGTAAGATGCACCACACTCCCTATCCCTTTCACTGGCAGCTGTGGTGTGTTGCCAACCGCCAGTGGGTGGACATTTCTCCTCGCTCTCAGGTCTTGCTGGAGAGGATGTACTGTGACGTCAATAAGGATGCCATTTGCCTCAAAAATGG GAATGAACGCTACACTTTGAAATTTGACTCAATGAAACTGGATGACTCTTCCGTGTATGATGGAGTCAGGCGACTATCTAACACTAACAGTAAGATCAAGAACCCTCATTTTGCCAGCCAATCGAAAATCTACTGGTGGAACATCAGTTGGCAAGAGTACAACACG AGCGTGTCTGCCACATTGCTAAAAAAGATGAGCGAGAAGGAGTCAGAGTGTTTCTTCAGTGTCGGCTCACAGAAGTACAAGGTGGACTTCACTACCATGATCCAGACCAACGTCGCCACAGGGTTCCAGAGAGGCGTTCGCTGCAGACCCGCCTACCGCTCTCTGGATTCTATGAAACCTTACTTGCA GACAGGAGTCCTGCCTGACTCAGCGGAACCTGACAGTAATCCTCCTGAGGCCAACTTTAGTGTAGATCCTCTGGACGAGTTCAGTTCCTGGTACCCTCCGGCGTGGTGTTGGGCTTCAGAGCAGGATTACAGTCTAGTGGATGTTCCTACAGGCACTCTGGCCTATAAACGGGTTCAAGAATTCTTCAATGAGAGCATGCCTGAGACAAAGGTGGACATCATCAGCATCCAGCAGGTCCAGAACCTATTCCACTGGGACAAGTACCAAAG GCAAAAGCTATACATGCAGAAGCAGCGTGGAAAGGCCACCGGGAGTTTAGAGCGACATCTCTTCCATGGGACCACCAAAGAGGCCTCAGAGGAGATCTGCACCAGCAACTTTGACCCTCGAGTGGCCGGGGTTAACGGAGTTTCCCACGGTCATGGCACATACTTTGCCACCGCTGCCTCCCACTCCCACATGTTCTCAGCCCAGTTCGGGCCAGATGAAGTTTGCCACATGTTCCTTGCCAAAGTCCTGGTGGGAAAGGTAACTGTGGGTAGGAGCCACTACCGCCGTCCACCTAAGCTCACCTCCAGGAAGAAGCAGCATCGTCTGTATGATGCCTGTGTTGACAACGTGAACCTTCCCaccatgtttgttgtttttgacagCTGTCAGTGCTACCCCTACTACCTaatcaaatataaaaacctaCCCAAAGAGATAGACATTTAA
- the LOC113008614 gene encoding TCDD-inducible poly [ADP-ribose] polymerase-like isoform X1, with protein sequence MIMHVIVYTFLSYFAVLLTTNVWKTSNVLYVHILLMFYSANLQIKYLQVLWPPLMMCHQPVLTGHRPGVGEQPEFSLASESNMAGISCTRATKRKLSGSAKAAEPASRSSKVTFLSPSLLLFEIPADADTSLPVWKAMRTEQADITWTVKPYGLSINITPPTSKKGKHSAASKSESSSSMVQTAGLSSSILQPQICIQPTTQQQSQSSSCVLLTFPQNTQSVSHPPSPIPVTSLIVSLPVIIAQAQHTSQPTAPANKGSISSTQTPSGAPTKQTTKTPSKVPVSFHTKGCSTIQICDDFLLGLCSAEEKCKMHHTPYPFHWQLWCVANRQWVDISPRSQVLLERMYCDVNKDAICLKNGNERYTLKFDSMKLDDSSVYDGVRRLSNTNSKIKNPHFASQSKIYWWNISWQEYNTSVSATLLKKMSEKESECFFSVGSQKYKVDFTTMIQTNVATGFQRGVRCRPAYRSLDSMKPYLQTGVLPDSAEPDSNPPEANFSVDPLDEFSSWYPPAWCWASEQDYSLVDVPTGTLAYKRVQEFFNESMPETKVDIISIQQVQNLFHWDKYQRQKLYMQKQRGKATGSLERHLFHGTTKEASEEICTSNFDPRVAGVNGVSHGHGTYFATAASHSHMFSAQFGPDEVCHMFLAKVLVGKVTVGRSHYRRPPKLTSRKKQHRLYDACVDNVNLPTMFVVFDSCQCYPYYLIKYKNLPKEIDI encoded by the exons atgattatgcATGTCATTGTCTACACATTCCTCTCTTATTTTGCTGTATTACTAACTACTAATGTATGGAAAACATCAAATGTGCTTTATGTGCACATACTACTCATGTTTTACAGtgctaatttacaaataaaatatttgcaagTATTGTGGCCTCCCTTGATGATGTGTCACCAGCCAGTCCTTACTGGACATAGACCTGGAGTCGGAGAGCAGCCAGAGTTTTCTTTAGCGTCTGAG TCCAACATGGCTGGAATTTCATGCACAAGGGCAACAAAGAGAAAGTTGTCTGGTAGTGCTAAAGCTGCAGAACCTGCATCCAGGTCCTCCAAAGTCACCTTTCTGAGcccgtctctcctcctctttgaAATCCCTGCTGACGCCGACACCAGCCTCCCAGTGTGGAAGGCCATGAGAACCGAGCAAGCTGACATCACCTGGACCGTCAAGCCCTATGGCCTCAGCATTAATATAACACCTCCGACCTCTAAGAAAGGAAAGCATTCTGCTGCCAGCAAGAGTGAAAGCTCTTCCAGCATGGTGCAGACTGCAGGGCTGTCTTCTAGCATCCTGCAACCTCAGATCTGCATTCAGCCCACCACTCAGCAGCAATCGCAGAGCAGCTCCTGTGTGCTGCTTACCttcccccaaaacacacagtcTGTGTCACACCCCCCAAGTCCTATTCCAGTCACTTCACTTATTGTCTCCTTGCCGGTCATTATTGCCCAGGCCCAGCATACCAGTCAGCCTACTGCTCCTGCCAACAAAGGGTCCATATCCTCCACCCAAACGCCAAGTGGAGCCCCTACCAAGCAAACCACCAAAACCCCATCTAAAGTGCCTGTCTCATTTCACACAAAAGGCTGCTCTACCATCCAAATCTGTGACGACTTCCTCCTTGGTTTGTGTTCTGCAGAGGAGAAGTGTAAGATGCACCACACTCCCTATCCCTTTCACTGGCAGCTGTGGTGTGTTGCCAACCGCCAGTGGGTGGACATTTCTCCTCGCTCTCAGGTCTTGCTGGAGAGGATGTACTGTGACGTCAATAAGGATGCCATTTGCCTCAAAAATGG GAATGAACGCTACACTTTGAAATTTGACTCAATGAAACTGGATGACTCTTCCGTGTATGATGGAGTCAGGCGACTATCTAACACTAACAGTAAGATCAAGAACCCTCATTTTGCCAGCCAATCGAAAATCTACTGGTGGAACATCAGTTGGCAAGAGTACAACACG AGCGTGTCTGCCACATTGCTAAAAAAGATGAGCGAGAAGGAGTCAGAGTGTTTCTTCAGTGTCGGCTCACAGAAGTACAAGGTGGACTTCACTACCATGATCCAGACCAACGTCGCCACAGGGTTCCAGAGAGGCGTTCGCTGCAGACCCGCCTACCGCTCTCTGGATTCTATGAAACCTTACTTGCA GACAGGAGTCCTGCCTGACTCAGCGGAACCTGACAGTAATCCTCCTGAGGCCAACTTTAGTGTAGATCCTCTGGACGAGTTCAGTTCCTGGTACCCTCCGGCGTGGTGTTGGGCTTCAGAGCAGGATTACAGTCTAGTGGATGTTCCTACAGGCACTCTGGCCTATAAACGGGTTCAAGAATTCTTCAATGAGAGCATGCCTGAGACAAAGGTGGACATCATCAGCATCCAGCAGGTCCAGAACCTATTCCACTGGGACAAGTACCAAAG GCAAAAGCTATACATGCAGAAGCAGCGTGGAAAGGCCACCGGGAGTTTAGAGCGACATCTCTTCCATGGGACCACCAAAGAGGCCTCAGAGGAGATCTGCACCAGCAACTTTGACCCTCGAGTGGCCGGGGTTAACGGAGTTTCCCACGGTCATGGCACATACTTTGCCACCGCTGCCTCCCACTCCCACATGTTCTCAGCCCAGTTCGGGCCAGATGAAGTTTGCCACATGTTCCTTGCCAAAGTCCTGGTGGGAAAGGTAACTGTGGGTAGGAGCCACTACCGCCGTCCACCTAAGCTCACCTCCAGGAAGAAGCAGCATCGTCTGTATGATGCCTGTGTTGACAACGTGAACCTTCCCaccatgtttgttgtttttgacagCTGTCAGTGCTACCCCTACTACCTaatcaaatataaaaacctaCCCAAAGAGATAGACATTTAA
- the LOC113008614 gene encoding TCDD-inducible poly [ADP-ribose] polymerase-like isoform X2 — MKSNMAGISCTRATKRKLSGSAKAAEPASRSSKVTFLSPSLLLFEIPADADTSLPVWKAMRTEQADITWTVKPYGLSINITPPTSKKGKHSAASKSESSSSMVQTAGLSSSILQPQICIQPTTQQQSQSSSCVLLTFPQNTQSVSHPPSPIPVTSLIVSLPVIIAQAQHTSQPTAPANKGSISSTQTPSGAPTKQTTKTPSKVPVSFHTKGCSTIQICDDFLLGLCSAEEKCKMHHTPYPFHWQLWCVANRQWVDISPRSQVLLERMYCDVNKDAICLKNGNERYTLKFDSMKLDDSSVYDGVRRLSNTNSKIKNPHFASQSKIYWWNISWQEYNTSVSATLLKKMSEKESECFFSVGSQKYKVDFTTMIQTNVATGFQRGVRCRPAYRSLDSMKPYLQTGVLPDSAEPDSNPPEANFSVDPLDEFSSWYPPAWCWASEQDYSLVDVPTGTLAYKRVQEFFNESMPETKVDIISIQQVQNLFHWDKYQRQKLYMQKQRGKATGSLERHLFHGTTKEASEEICTSNFDPRVAGVNGVSHGHGTYFATAASHSHMFSAQFGPDEVCHMFLAKVLVGKVTVGRSHYRRPPKLTSRKKQHRLYDACVDNVNLPTMFVVFDSCQCYPYYLIKYKNLPKEIDI; from the exons AT GAAGTCCAACATGGCTGGAATTTCATGCACAAGGGCAACAAAGAGAAAGTTGTCTGGTAGTGCTAAAGCTGCAGAACCTGCATCCAGGTCCTCCAAAGTCACCTTTCTGAGcccgtctctcctcctctttgaAATCCCTGCTGACGCCGACACCAGCCTCCCAGTGTGGAAGGCCATGAGAACCGAGCAAGCTGACATCACCTGGACCGTCAAGCCCTATGGCCTCAGCATTAATATAACACCTCCGACCTCTAAGAAAGGAAAGCATTCTGCTGCCAGCAAGAGTGAAAGCTCTTCCAGCATGGTGCAGACTGCAGGGCTGTCTTCTAGCATCCTGCAACCTCAGATCTGCATTCAGCCCACCACTCAGCAGCAATCGCAGAGCAGCTCCTGTGTGCTGCTTACCttcccccaaaacacacagtcTGTGTCACACCCCCCAAGTCCTATTCCAGTCACTTCACTTATTGTCTCCTTGCCGGTCATTATTGCCCAGGCCCAGCATACCAGTCAGCCTACTGCTCCTGCCAACAAAGGGTCCATATCCTCCACCCAAACGCCAAGTGGAGCCCCTACCAAGCAAACCACCAAAACCCCATCTAAAGTGCCTGTCTCATTTCACACAAAAGGCTGCTCTACCATCCAAATCTGTGACGACTTCCTCCTTGGTTTGTGTTCTGCAGAGGAGAAGTGTAAGATGCACCACACTCCCTATCCCTTTCACTGGCAGCTGTGGTGTGTTGCCAACCGCCAGTGGGTGGACATTTCTCCTCGCTCTCAGGTCTTGCTGGAGAGGATGTACTGTGACGTCAATAAGGATGCCATTTGCCTCAAAAATGG GAATGAACGCTACACTTTGAAATTTGACTCAATGAAACTGGATGACTCTTCCGTGTATGATGGAGTCAGGCGACTATCTAACACTAACAGTAAGATCAAGAACCCTCATTTTGCCAGCCAATCGAAAATCTACTGGTGGAACATCAGTTGGCAAGAGTACAACACG AGCGTGTCTGCCACATTGCTAAAAAAGATGAGCGAGAAGGAGTCAGAGTGTTTCTTCAGTGTCGGCTCACAGAAGTACAAGGTGGACTTCACTACCATGATCCAGACCAACGTCGCCACAGGGTTCCAGAGAGGCGTTCGCTGCAGACCCGCCTACCGCTCTCTGGATTCTATGAAACCTTACTTGCA GACAGGAGTCCTGCCTGACTCAGCGGAACCTGACAGTAATCCTCCTGAGGCCAACTTTAGTGTAGATCCTCTGGACGAGTTCAGTTCCTGGTACCCTCCGGCGTGGTGTTGGGCTTCAGAGCAGGATTACAGTCTAGTGGATGTTCCTACAGGCACTCTGGCCTATAAACGGGTTCAAGAATTCTTCAATGAGAGCATGCCTGAGACAAAGGTGGACATCATCAGCATCCAGCAGGTCCAGAACCTATTCCACTGGGACAAGTACCAAAG GCAAAAGCTATACATGCAGAAGCAGCGTGGAAAGGCCACCGGGAGTTTAGAGCGACATCTCTTCCATGGGACCACCAAAGAGGCCTCAGAGGAGATCTGCACCAGCAACTTTGACCCTCGAGTGGCCGGGGTTAACGGAGTTTCCCACGGTCATGGCACATACTTTGCCACCGCTGCCTCCCACTCCCACATGTTCTCAGCCCAGTTCGGGCCAGATGAAGTTTGCCACATGTTCCTTGCCAAAGTCCTGGTGGGAAAGGTAACTGTGGGTAGGAGCCACTACCGCCGTCCACCTAAGCTCACCTCCAGGAAGAAGCAGCATCGTCTGTATGATGCCTGTGTTGACAACGTGAACCTTCCCaccatgtttgttgtttttgacagCTGTCAGTGCTACCCCTACTACCTaatcaaatataaaaacctaCCCAAAGAGATAGACATTTAA